GAGAGTGAATGTCGCGATATTCTCCCTTTATGATGTGATGTTACTTGTTGATGCCAGAGTAAGCTTGATTGCCCCAAACTTGCTTCACGCGTGCGTCGCGGCCGCAAGAATAGCGGTAATATTTATAGCGAACCGGATTTTTCTGGTAATAATCCTGATGATAATCCTCAGCAGCAAAGAATGGCCCCGCTTGGGCAATCTCTGTACGGATTGGAGCGGATAAGGCTTTGCTGGTTTCCAGCTTGGCCTTGGACGCTTTGGCCAATTTTGCCTGCTCGTCATTTAGCGCATAGACTGCCGTAGAATAGCTATGGCCACGGTCGCAGAATTGTCCACCGCCATCGGTTGGATCAACGGAGCGCCAGAAAATGTCGAGCAACTTGTCATAGCTGATCTTGGATGGATCATATTTGATTTTCAGAACCTCACGATGGCGCGCAGCTACATGGTTCTTGTAGGTGACATTCTCGGTGGTCTGGCCACCGGAATAACCTGAAATGGTCTCCACCACACCGGGAACATGGTCGAAATCGCTCTCGATACACCAGAAACACCCACCGGCAAAAATGGCGGTTTCGGTGCCGGCTGCCTGTGCTTCGCCCATGATATCGACCCCGTTCATGGTGTTGGGCAGGACCAATGGCACCGCAGCAGCAAGGGCAAGCACAGCCAAACCGCGCTTGGAGAAAAGAGCATTAAATCGCATGGCAAACTCCCAGAAAATGAACTGACTTTGCTCTATTTGACCGGGATTTAAGACGAAATCATGCAGAAATGCCCAAAATCACGCAAGTGTGAGAAGAGATCACCCTGCCGTCATAGGATGTGATCAGATCTGGGGAGAAAGCTTGGAATAGGAGGGGAGTTTACCCCATCCACGCTTCGATAACGTCGATAAAGGTATCTGCAAATTTGCGTTGCTTGGAAGAGCCGACACCATGGACCAATAGGAAATCTGGCCTAGTCGTTGGTTTTTGAATGGCCATGTCATGCAAGGTCTTGTCCGAGAAGATGACATAGGCCGGAACTTTATGCTCGCGCGCCAGCTCGGTCCGGCATTGGCGCAAGGCCTCGAACAGATCCTGATCTGCATTGTCGAGCTGAGGCAGGTTGCTCTTGGCCCGGCGTGGGCGTGACAGTTCTGCTGGCCCCATCACATCTGGGCGATAGGCAAAGCGGATCTCACCCATTTTGAGCGAGATGGATTTATCGGTCAGCTTCAAGGCGCCATGATTGGCGATATCGAGCTTGAAAAAACCGGTCGCAACCATCTGCCTGACAATGGCTCGCCAATCTTCCTTGGAAGTCTCTTTGCCAGCACCGTGGCAAGAGAGTTTCTCATGGCCAAAGCGTTTGATTTTCTCATGGGTCAGGCCACGTAGAATATCGATCATTTGCACGGCACCGAAGCTTTGGCCTGTACTCTCAACTACCTCAATCAGTTTATGTGCCTGAACAGTGCCATCTGTCAGGCGTGGTGGATCAAGGCAGACATCGCAGTTGCCGCAGGCCTTGATGTCTTCGCCAAAATAGGAGAGCAGGGCCTGACGGCGACATTGTGGTGCTTCGCAATAGGCGAGCAATGCATCCAGGCGTTTATGCTCTCGCGCCCGATGGTCATCATCGCCGCCTTCATTATCAATGAAGCTGCGACGCATTTTGATATCATCCAGACCATAGAGCATCATGGCTTCCGATGGTGCACCATCACGACCGGCGCGGCCGATCTCTTGCGCATAGGCTTCCATGTTCGATGGCAGATTAGTGTGAAAGACATAGCGCACATCGGGCTTGTCGATTCCCATGCCAAAAGCGATGGTCGCAACCATGACAACACCGGCTTCGCGCATGAAGCGTGATTGGGCAGCTGCACGAACTGTCTTGTCTAGCCCGGCATGATAGGCGAATGCGCGAAGGCCATTTTCCTGCAAAAAGGCAGTGACCTCTTCGGTCTTGCGGCGAGAAAGGCAATAGACAATGCCTGATTGTTCTTTGCGCGCTTCGACAAAATCCAGAAGCTGTTTCTTCCAGTCATTGCGCTGAGTAACGGAGAGGCGGATATTAGGCCGGTCAAAACCGGAAACGATAACATCACCCAAACGCTTACCCTCATCATTCCGGGGAAAGAGTTTGTCGGCGATATCTTCGCGCGTGGTTTCATCCGCAGTGGCGGTCAGTGCGGCAATCGGCGCTTTGGGGAAAAAGTCGTGCAGGCGACTCAGGCCTTCATAATCAGGACGGAAGCTTGGGCCCCAGCGAGAGATACAATGCGCCTCATCAATCGCAATCAGATTGACCGACAGTTTGGCGAGTGCTGCCAGCATGCGTTCTGTCATCAAGCGCTCGGGGGCGATATAGAGCATGCGTAGCTCGCCAGCTGCCACTTTGCGCCAAATGGCAACATTCTCCTCGCGCGTGCGGGTGCTGTTGATGCTGTCAGCTGGAATGCCTGCCAACTTCAGCGCCATGACCTGATCTTCCATCAGGGCAACAAGAGGCGAGACAACCAGCGTCAATCCGCCAAAGATCATGGCCGGAATCTGGAAGCAGATAGATTTTCCCATGCCCGTTGGCATGACCGCCAGAGTGCACTTCTTCTCAAGTAATGAGTCGATGACTTCAGCCTGTTTGCCGCGAAAGGCATCATAGCCATAAACGGTTTTGAGAACCTGTAATGCTTGCTCAGAGACCGGAGCATCGCGATCAATTTCCAGATCATCCAACGGACAACTGATCTGGCTTTCTGGATCACTGGCAGGAGAAGGAGCAGGCAGGGCCATAGGCGGCAGGGGTCCGAATA
The sequence above is a segment of the Cohaesibacter gelatinilyticus genome. Coding sequences within it:
- the msrA gene encoding peptide-methionine (S)-S-oxide reductase MsrA produces the protein MNGVDIMGEAQAAGTETAIFAGGCFWCIESDFDHVPGVVETISGYSGGQTTENVTYKNHVAARHREVLKIKYDPSKISYDKLLDIFWRSVDPTDGGGQFCDRGHSYSTAVYALNDEQAKLAKASKAKLETSKALSAPIRTEIAQAGPFFAAEDYHQDYYQKNPVRYKYYRYSCGRDARVKQVWGNQAYSGINK
- the recQ gene encoding DNA helicase RecQ; its protein translation is MALPAPSPASDPESQISCPLDDLEIDRDAPVSEQALQVLKTVYGYDAFRGKQAEVIDSLLEKKCTLAVMPTGMGKSICFQIPAMIFGGLTLVVSPLVALMEDQVMALKLAGIPADSINSTRTREENVAIWRKVAAGELRMLYIAPERLMTERMLAALAKLSVNLIAIDEAHCISRWGPSFRPDYEGLSRLHDFFPKAPIAALTATADETTREDIADKLFPRNDEGKRLGDVIVSGFDRPNIRLSVTQRNDWKKQLLDFVEARKEQSGIVYCLSRRKTEEVTAFLQENGLRAFAYHAGLDKTVRAAAQSRFMREAGVVMVATIAFGMGIDKPDVRYVFHTNLPSNMEAYAQEIGRAGRDGAPSEAMMLYGLDDIKMRRSFIDNEGGDDDHRAREHKRLDALLAYCEAPQCRRQALLSYFGEDIKACGNCDVCLDPPRLTDGTVQAHKLIEVVESTGQSFGAVQMIDILRGLTHEKIKRFGHEKLSCHGAGKETSKEDWRAIVRQMVATGFFKLDIANHGALKLTDKSISLKMGEIRFAYRPDVMGPAELSRPRRAKSNLPQLDNADQDLFEALRQCRTELAREHKVPAYVIFSDKTLHDMAIQKPTTRPDFLLVHGVGSSKQRKFADTFIDVIEAWMG